Part of the Acidobacteriota bacterium genome is shown below.
CGGCGATTTGTCCTTCGAAAAATTCGTCCCCTTCCCAATTGCTTTTTCCGATGTAATTTTGGGTTCGGCTGACCGGCTCGGGAGTCCCTTCCAGCATGCCCGATGCCAATTCGACTCCGTCCGTGTAGAGCGTCGCCTTTCCCGACGGCTCGACCGTTGCCGCAACGTGAATCCAGCTATCGAGCGGCAGTGCATCGGGAGCCGAAACACTGACGTAGGCCACTGATTCCTCATTGTCGATGAAGAATCTGAGTTCGCCCGACACGTCGGTGTTCGCGAGAACGATGTTGAGATTGCCTTGTCCGTTTCCGAAGTCGAGAATACGCGACCAATTGCGCAAGCTGTAATAGCGAACCCAGGCTTCGAGCGTAACCCCTTTCGCGAAATCGAATGTCATGGCCGGGAGCTGGACATAATCGTCAACGCCGTCGAACACCAATGAGTGCCGTCGGTTGTCCCGGATCTTTCCGACGTTGATCGCGGATCCGGTCTCCCATGAAGTGCTTTCGAATGTTATCTCGCGGTTGCCGACCGATTTGACGGAATACACGCCCGAATAGTCCCTCGTACCCGTAATCCGGACCCTGTCTCCGGTCTCGAGGCCATGATTGACCGCCGTTATCCGCAAACGCCCGTCAACCGTCCGATAGCCGGTTATCATTCCTCATAAAGCGTCTTCGGATCCTCGGGAACAAGTTCCCAATTGCCGATTGCGGCAGACGGCGGCGAGACTTCAAACGTATTCTCATCGATCGTCATCACCGTTTGAAACACCTTGTTGAAATCGGCGATCGAGGAAAGTTTAACGGAATCCGCCGGCTTTACGCCCGGGGCGTCCGCGGTCCCGATGGTAAGCAATTCTTTTTCGTCGTCGCCCTGTCTGATCGCCTGAATCGCGCCCTTCGGCAGAGGTTCGTCGACACGCGCCACGATATCGTCCAGATCGTTGAACGGCAGCAGAACCGCCTTTGGGGTAAAGCGGAGTTGTTCGGTCGCCGAAGGGGTCTCCGCGATCTGCGACAAGGTTCCGTCGGTGGCGACAGAAAAGCTCACGGCGACGGTATTGCCGGCGGTCGTGACAAAGGCCGCCATGACGCGGATCGAATCGCGGATCAGCTGCGTACCGGTATCGGTCTGGGTCGCCCGCTGAACCTCGTACCTCGTCGCCGTCAACCCTCTTGAGAAGGCGGCGTCCTTGAAATCAAGCTTGTGTCTGATGATTCCGGGTACCGACCGCATCGTCGGATCCTGAACGGCCTGGTCCTGAATGTCGAACAGCCCTTCGTCGGAAGCTTGAATGCTTGTAATCTCAACGAGTTTTGTTTCGTTGTTGTAAGCAAATATGTGCCAGCGATACTTATCTTGCTGGCTGGTCGGCAAAAGCACGACCGAAAACTCGCCCGCGGTCAGGTTACAGATTACTGAAAGCTCGGTCGTCGGCTCATAAAACGGTTTGCCTTCGATATCCTTGAAATCGAGCGAGTCGATCTTCTGCAAAAGGCCGGTCTCGGAGCCGGCCGACTTGAACCGCTTTTTGCTCCTTCTGTACCGCACTTCAAATTTCCGCGTCAGCCTATTGGCCATTCCATCGAGTACGAAGCGATCCGCGAGCAGCGTATTGTCTCTGGACTGTCGGAAAACGTAAAGGTGACCGGAGTCCTGAAACCACCTGAATCGGAGCGATTTCGGTTCGGCTGGAACTCTGATATGAGGAGCCGATAAGAAATCTGTTCGGATCGCTCTGGGCTTTGCGATCCTTCTCTTCCTTTGCAGTGACCGAAGTGTCGTCGTCCTCATTCGGAAAGCCGAGGAGTTTCCATTCTTCCCAACCGCTGATCTGACTCGGGTTCGCGTCGAGATAGCTTTTCTCGAAACCGTCCTGTTTGACCGTGTACCAGATATTCGCCTGCCCATCGCCGCCGTCTTCAATGCCGAAAACGATCAATTTTCCCTCATGCGTTAGGGTGTTTGAGTACAAGAACGCCTTTGAATCGAAAATCATCGGAAATCTCCTTCAATATGGTTGTTAATGTCCGGTTTTGTTCCTGAGAACACCAAGAAACGCATCAGGCCGGGTCCGGAAGCGAACGCAGACAGGTTTTGGTTCAGCGGAAACCGGAATTTTCAATTTGCCGTTAAGGTGAAACCAGACGCCTGATTTCTTGACTTGATCCTGGCGGAACGGGCTTGGTTGAGCCGTTCTTCGCGGACCTTGAGTTTATCCTCGACTCGGCCTAAAAGAAAGTCGGCGGGGGTCAGGTGGACGAGCGCCGAATGCGGACGCGTCTCGTTGTATCGCCTGACATGCGCGACGAACTGTACGCGGACGTCGTCAAGATCGATCAGCGCCGTTTGCCTGAGACATTCTTCGGACAGTGATCGATGCCGTCTTTCGATCTTTCCGTTCACCTGCGGTATTGACCGACGTCCGCACGTGACCGAGCCCGCTTTCCCTCAGAAAACCGCCGAACTCGCGCGACAGGAACTGTGATCCGTTATCCGAGACGATCCTCGGCCTGGCTTCGGGAACTTACCTCTTGATTCTTGAACCGCTTGAATCTTGAATATCTTGAATCTTGAATCAGATCTCAGGTTGATTCTTGAATTTTGAATCTTGAATCAGATCTCAGTTTGAATCTTGAATCAAAACGGACCTCTTGAATCTTGCATCCCTTGAATCTTGAATCGACAAAGATCAATCTTTGTTGATTCGAACCCGATCTTTGTTTGATCGCGTCGTTACCTGATCTGATGAAAGGAAATCTTATCCCGATTCGGAAGATTATAAGATCGAACAACGCCGTTCTTTGTTTGATCGAGGGAAAACTTAGTTCGATTCATCCCGAATCAAGATTGCTTTCGACCCAATCAAGTTGACACGTAACCCAACCTAATCGAGTCACCATCAAACAAACTCAAGTTCAAACCGAACTTTGTTCGCAAAACTCCATACTCAAAACCCATCACTCCAAACTCAAAACCCATCACTCCAAACTCAAAACCCATCACTCCAAACTCAAAACCCATCACTCCAAACTCAAAACCCAGCACTCAAATCTCTGAACTCTGACTTCTAAACTGTGAACTCCTCAACCGGAACTTCGCACTCTGCACTTTGCACTATGCACTGATTTCCGCTTTGCACTCTGCACTATGCACTTTGCACTGATTTCCGCTTTGCACCATGCACTCTGCACTTGAATGCACTTTTTTCTGCACTTTTTTCTTGCATCAAAAAAAATAATCGTGCTATAACTCCGGTGTCAGTTATAACCGAACACGATCTCCCAGGTCCGCACCGCAAAGCGGCCAGGCTCAACTGAACCGAATCGCCCCGTTCATCCCGGACATTGAACGACTGATCACCCGGCGACCTCGACGGCGATTCATCATAACGACTGGATGGATCCCACAAACATCAATCCAATGCGTTAGATAGAATTTTCTTATGCCGCGATATTTCACTAAATCGAAGTTTAAGCTCGCGCTTGAGTGCCCCACAAAACTTTTCTATACAGGCAAATCTGCCTACGTTAATCAGAGGGTAGAAGATACATTTCTCGCCGCTCTTGCGGACGGTGGATTCCAGGTTGGTGCGTTAGCAAGATGCTATTATCCCGAAGGAATACGTATTGAGACGCCCAATGACGAAGTAGCCATTGAGTTAACCAACGATTACCTCAAGGCCGATCAAATTACACTATTCGAGGCTGGTTTCTGTTACGGAACGCTCCTGATCAGGACAGATATTGTTATCAAGAACGGCAATGTAATTGACCTTTATGAGGTAAAAGCAAAATCATGCGACTTTGATGACGAAGCAGCGATGCTAAATAAGGATGGATCAATTAGTTCTAAATGGAAGGAGTATATTGAGGACGTTGCATTTCAAAAGCACGTCATCCAGCTTGCGTATCCGGATCTTGACGTCCGTGCCCACTTGATGCTGACTGACAAAACTGTTCGTTGCGGAACGGATGGTTTGAATCAAAAATTCAGGTTAGTTAGGGACGTAGATGGTCGTCGGAAAATCGAAGCATCTGCGGACCTGACTGACGAAGATCTGGCCACCAGATTGCTCCGATCGATTAACGTAGATGGTTGTTGCGAGAAGATTTTCGCGAGCGAAGTTGGTGGCTTAACATTCGAGGGTGTGGTTAACGCCTATGCCGATCATTATGATCGTGACATAAAGCTCTTGACCGACCCGCATCCCGGCTGCAAGGATTGTGAATTTACTCATGCAGAAGTCGCGGCGGACGATGAGCCGAGGAGTGGATATCATGAGTGTTGGGGGGAACGCCTTGGTTGGAATGACGAGGACTTTGAAATACCAAATGCATTCGATCTCTGGTATGGCGACAAGAAACGCATCGTAAAGGAACAAAGGTTCAAGATGTCGGACCTGGACGAGGCATTTATCAAGCCGAAAACTGATGACAAAGCCGGCCTGTCGCGGACGGAACGACAGTGGCTTCAGATTTCCAAGGTTCAAAATCGTGATTCTGCTATTTGGCTGGATCGGGACAACTTGCGAAGAGAAATTGATTCATGGTCATTTCCACTTCACTTTATCGACTTTGAGGGATCGAAGCCGGTGATTCCATTTTTACGCGGACGACGGCCCTATGAAGACATTGCATTTCAGTTTTCTCACCACACCGTGGATGCAAATGGGGTTGTCTCGCACGTCGGGGAATACCTAAACGCAACTCCTGGATCGTTTCCGAATTATGATTTCGTTCGTGCGTTGAAAGCCGAGCTTGCAAATGACGAGGGAACGATCTTTAGATACCACAGTTATGAGAATACGATGCTCTGCGCCATCTACTCTCAGTTGATGGCTGAAGCCCCTGAAGTGATCCCTGACCGCGATGAGCTGTGCGACTTCATCAAGTTAATCACCCAACCGACTGGCAAGCTTGAAGGCGAATGGGCACCTGGCCCCCGTAATATGGTGGATCTCCATTATATTGTCACACGCTATTACTACGATCCGGCGACAAATGGTTCGATCTCGATCAAGTATGTTCTTCCCGCGACCATAAACTCTTCAAACTTTCTGAAAGAAAAGTATTCCCAACCTGTTTATGGTTCGATTCACGGAATCCAAAGCCGGAATTTTGGAGAACAAATTTGGGTCGTTGACGATGGGAATGGGAAATTCCGTGATCCATACAAATTACTTCCGCCGCTATTTACCGACGAGTCTGCAGAAGATTACGCCGCGATCATGGCAATGGATAAGATCAACGACGGTGGGGCAGCTATGACGGCATACGGAAAGTTACAGTTCGAGGACATTCCCGCGGAAGCTCGTGCCGCTGTGGAGTCGGCACTTCTCAAATACTGTGAGCTGGATACCCTAGCGATGGTTATGATTTACGAAGCCTGGAGGGACGCGATCTAATGTCCCGACTTACAGATCTAATCTCGCAGGTTAAGGCCAATAACCCGGAACTTGGTAGAGAATTGGAACGAGAGTTTAGGACGCTCTCGTCCCGGCTTTCGTTTGGACTAAACTTTGAGCGGCATCGACCGGAGAGTGTAGAGCTTCCGGGAAGAGCGGTTAAGAAAGGCGATAAGGTTCGCATCTTGCCGCCGCGAGGCACGACTGGGAAAGGAGATCAACGACTCTGGCGGGTGACGGGTTTTCAGAATATCGACGGCAAACGCACCGCACGGATTGAATTTAAGAACAAAGACGGTGCGGAAGTACAGAACGTTCCGACGGAAGACCTCGTTGTCGTTGCCGAATTTCGCGATTTTATCTATCCCGGCTTAGTAAGTACCGGCAAAGTGACACGCGGTGGCGACAAGCCTTTTCATACAGTCATTAACGCCGAAAACTACCACGCTCTCGAAGCTCTGACATATACGCATCGTGGGAAGATCGACGCCATCTACGTCGACCCGCCTTACAATACTGGAGCGAAGGACTGGAAATACAACAACGATTACGTCGAAGGTGAAGACCTCTACCGCCACTCAAAATGGCTCGCCATGATGGAACGTCGCCTCCTCGTCGTCCGCGAACTACTCAACCCGGTCGATTCGGTTCTAATCGTAACGATTGACGAGAAAGAATATTTGCGATTGGGATTGCTACTGGAGCAAACTTTCCCCGAGGCCGAAATCCAGATGATTACGAGTGTAATCAACCCGAAAGGAACGGCACGCGGAAATGAGTTCGCACGCGTCGATGAATATATCTTTTTTGTGAAGCTTGGGGCTGTGCAGATTGCTCGTTGGAATTACGACATGCTCACTAGCCGAGACTATTCGCTCGACGAGGGTGTCCGATGGCGGGGACTTGCTCGAACCGGCCGAAAGGGACTTCGGGCACATAATCCTGGTTCCTGGTATCCGATTTACATTCATGAAGATGGCTCGGGCATTCACTCGGTTGGCGATACAGTTCTGTTCACGGACACAGATTCGCAGACGTGTCCAGATGGGACCGTCGCTATCTGGCCCCCAACAAGCAAAGGCCAACAGTTTAGTTGGTCCGTGGTTCCCGAAACATTCCGGGATTTGTTGGCAAAAGGCGCTGTACGAACCGGAAGGATCGATCTTTCGAAAAAGTCTGTACCGATTTATTATTTGTCCTTCAATCAACTGGCAGCGATTGAAGACGGCACACTTAAGGTTGTTGGCACTGCCGATGATGGTACGCTTGAATTACGTTACGCTAAAGGGTCACGTTTGGCCGCCCCTCGAACGGTTTGGAACACTACCGCCCATGACGCGGGAAGCCACGGCACCAGCCTCTTGCGAGCGATCATGCCTGATCGGCGCTTTCCGTTTCCGAAGGCTCTATACGCAGTGGAAGACGCATTGCGCTTTTTTGTGAAAAACAAGACCGAAGCGGTCATCCTTGACTTCTTCGCCGGCTCCGGTACGACCGCTCATGCCGTGATGCGGCTAAACAAGCAGGACGGCGGGCGGCGGCAGTGTATAAGCGTGACCAATAACGAGGTTGCAGCGGACGAACATAAGAGGCTTCGAGAAGAAGGTCTACGTCCGGGCGACGCAGAGTGGGAGCAATGGGGAATTTGCGAATACATCACAAAACCACGCATCGCGGCGGCGCTCACCGGCAAAACGCCCGAAGGCGAGCCGATCAATGGCGATTACAAGTTTACGGATGAATTCCCGATGGCCGATGGCTTTGAAGAAAACGCCGAGTTCTTTACGCTCACATACGAATCGCCGGTCGCGATAAGTCATAATCATGCTTTTTCGCGAATAGCTCCGCTTTTATGGATGCGTGCCGGGAGCTCCGGAAGACGCATCGAGCAGATTCCAGAAGCGGGATGGAGCGTGGCGGACACTTACGGACTCCTTGTCGATCTGGACCAAGCCGCCGCATTTGTTGAAGCGGTCAATCCGAAAGACTCTATTCATATTGCTTTTATTGTGACTGACGACGACCGTCGTTTTGAATCCATTGCCCGTCGGCTGCCAAAGACGGTCGAGCCGGTGAGACTTTACGAGTCGTATCTTTCTAATTTTCGTTTTACGTTGGGACAATTGTAGATGAAATTCACACTCAAAGATTATCAGAGCGAGGCGGTCAAAGACGTTCTGACGAACCTCAAGAAGGCTCGGAGACGTTGGCACGAAGATAACGATAAACACGCTTTCTCGCTGACCGCAACAACCGGCGCCGGTAAAACCGTAATGGCGGCAGCTGTTTTTGAGGCGTTGTTTTTTGGTGATGACGATTATGAGTTTGAGCCTGACCGTGGTGCGGTGGTGATTTGGTTCAGCGACGATCCTTCTCTTAATGAACAGTCGCGATTCAGATTGATGGAGGCATCGGACAAGCTAACGATCACTCATCTTAGAAATGTCGATACGACATTCTCACGTGAGAAATTCGATCCGGGCAAGATTTACTTTCTCAATACCCAAAAATTGTCCAAGAATAGTCTATTGGTGCGCGGTGGCGAGGCAGATGAATCTGAGGATTCAGAACCTTTGCTATCGAGTCTCATGCCCGATCTCCGATCCCATACAATTTGGGACACGATTCAAAACACCATCGAAGACCCTGATTTGACCCTGTACGTTATTCTCGACGAAGCACATCGGGGAATGAGGGAAAGCGGCAACTCCGTCAGCGGTAAAACAACCATCGTCAAACAGTTGATCAATGGAAAGGGCGCTGTTCCGGGAATTCCGGTCGTTTGGGGAATTTCGGCAACGGTAGAACGTTTCAACCAGGCGATCTCGGGAATGCATGGCCGTTCGACGCTGCCGAATGTTGTGGTCGATTCAAGAAAAGTTCAGGAGTCGGGCCTGTTGAAAGACACCATCAACCTTGATGTGCCCAATGAAACCGGAGAATTCTCGACTGTGCTACTGCGTCGCGGCACGGACAAATTGCGGGAGATCTCAGAGGCCTGGGTGGAATACGGTAAGCAACAGAATGATGCCGACATCGTGCATCCATTAATGGTCTTTCAAGTGCCGAATTCGCCTGATCACAATGAAATTGGCACTTGGCTAAAAACAATATTCGATACGTGGCCCGAACTGCCAACCGATTCGATAGCAAACGTTTTCGGTGAGCACAAAACCGAGAGCTTTGGCGGATACAGTGCACCCTATGTTGCACCTGAACGGATACAGGAATCTGATTGGGTCCGAATCCTCGTCGCAAAGGACGCAATCAGTACGGGTTGGGATTGTCCAAGGGCGGAAGTGATGGTCTCTTTCCGAGCCGCATCTGACAAGACTCACATAACTCAGCTCTTGGGCCGAATGGTACGTTCACCCCTTGCAAGACGTATTCCAGGCAACGAGCGGCTGAATGCCGTCGACTGTCTATTGCCGCATTTCAATAAGACTACTGTTCAGGCGGTGGTCAATGCCTTGATGTCTGGCGGTGATTCCGGAGAAGAATTGCCCGGTCGGCGCGTTTTGATCAACCCGCACGAAATGAAGCCGAACCCGGCAATTGATGAGGCAGTGTGGGAAAAACTGCTTTCGCTTCCTTCACAATCCTTACCGAAACGACAGGCACGCCCGATAAAACGACTTACTGCGCTGGCCCACGAACTCGCATCGGACGCCATTCTTGCAAACGCCGGAAAGATTGCACACCGCCAAATGCATAAGGCTCTCGATGCGGCGCGGGTTAAATACCAGGATGAGATCGTCAGCGCGCGGACATCGGTCTTAACCGTTGAAGGGCAGACGGTAAGGACAGATGTCGGTACGAAAGCAATGACATTCGATGACTTCATAGAGGCTGCCGATTATGCGGTTATCGAGGATGCCTATAGACGCGCAGGCCGTGTAATTTCTGCCGATCTGGCAAGAACCTACAGCGAAAAGATAGCTGCAGATATTAATGACGTTGAAGATCTGGACGATGCCCTCATCGAGGCTCATACTATCGTTGCAGCAATAGGTCTCGTCCCAGATATCAAAGCCGATCTGGACGGTGAAGCGGAAAAGCTTTCGAATCGGTGGTTGAGCGAGTATCGTATCGGCGTCAAAAGCCTTAGTGACGAACGGCAAGATGTTTATCGCGAAATACGAGAGATGAGTTCACAACCGCTTGACGTTGATTTGGCACGACCAAGGTCGTCGCTTCAACCATCGGTCATCCGCGAAGCAGACGGTAAGGAGATGCTTTTACCGCGATATGAGCGGCACTTGCTTTGCGATGAGGAAGGTTTG
Proteins encoded:
- a CDS encoding transposase codes for the protein MNGKIERRHRSLSEECLRQTALIDLDDVRVQFVAHVRRYNETRPHSALVHLTPADFLLGRVEDKLKVREERLNQARSARIKSRNQASGFTLTAN
- a CDS encoding DUF2779 domain-containing protein, with protein sequence MPRYFTKSKFKLALECPTKLFYTGKSAYVNQRVEDTFLAALADGGFQVGALARCYYPEGIRIETPNDEVAIELTNDYLKADQITLFEAGFCYGTLLIRTDIVIKNGNVIDLYEVKAKSCDFDDEAAMLNKDGSISSKWKEYIEDVAFQKHVIQLAYPDLDVRAHLMLTDKTVRCGTDGLNQKFRLVRDVDGRRKIEASADLTDEDLATRLLRSINVDGCCEKIFASEVGGLTFEGVVNAYADHYDRDIKLLTDPHPGCKDCEFTHAEVAADDEPRSGYHECWGERLGWNDEDFEIPNAFDLWYGDKKRIVKEQRFKMSDLDEAFIKPKTDDKAGLSRTERQWLQISKVQNRDSAIWLDRDNLRREIDSWSFPLHFIDFEGSKPVIPFLRGRRPYEDIAFQFSHHTVDANGVVSHVGEYLNATPGSFPNYDFVRALKAELANDEGTIFRYHSYENTMLCAIYSQLMAEAPEVIPDRDELCDFIKLITQPTGKLEGEWAPGPRNMVDLHYIVTRYYYDPATNGSISIKYVLPATINSSNFLKEKYSQPVYGSIHGIQSRNFGEQIWVVDDGNGKFRDPYKLLPPLFTDESAEDYAAIMAMDKINDGGAAMTAYGKLQFEDIPAEARAAVESALLKYCELDTLAMVMIYEAWRDAI
- a CDS encoding site-specific DNA-methyltransferase, which encodes MSRLTDLISQVKANNPELGRELEREFRTLSSRLSFGLNFERHRPESVELPGRAVKKGDKVRILPPRGTTGKGDQRLWRVTGFQNIDGKRTARIEFKNKDGAEVQNVPTEDLVVVAEFRDFIYPGLVSTGKVTRGGDKPFHTVINAENYHALEALTYTHRGKIDAIYVDPPYNTGAKDWKYNNDYVEGEDLYRHSKWLAMMERRLLVVRELLNPVDSVLIVTIDEKEYLRLGLLLEQTFPEAEIQMITSVINPKGTARGNEFARVDEYIFFVKLGAVQIARWNYDMLTSRDYSLDEGVRWRGLARTGRKGLRAHNPGSWYPIYIHEDGSGIHSVGDTVLFTDTDSQTCPDGTVAIWPPTSKGQQFSWSVVPETFRDLLAKGAVRTGRIDLSKKSVPIYYLSFNQLAAIEDGTLKVVGTADDGTLELRYAKGSRLAAPRTVWNTTAHDAGSHGTSLLRAIMPDRRFPFPKALYAVEDALRFFVKNKTEAVILDFFAGSGTTAHAVMRLNKQDGGRRQCISVTNNEVAADEHKRLREEGLRPGDAEWEQWGICEYITKPRIAAALTGKTPEGEPINGDYKFTDEFPMADGFEENAEFFTLTYESPVAISHNHAFSRIAPLLWMRAGSSGRRIEQIPEAGWSVADTYGLLVDLDQAAAFVEAVNPKDSIHIAFIVTDDDRRFESIARRLPKTVEPVRLYESYLSNFRFTLGQL
- a CDS encoding DEAD/DEAH box helicase family protein, with translation MKFTLKDYQSEAVKDVLTNLKKARRRWHEDNDKHAFSLTATTGAGKTVMAAAVFEALFFGDDDYEFEPDRGAVVIWFSDDPSLNEQSRFRLMEASDKLTITHLRNVDTTFSREKFDPGKIYFLNTQKLSKNSLLVRGGEADESEDSEPLLSSLMPDLRSHTIWDTIQNTIEDPDLTLYVILDEAHRGMRESGNSVSGKTTIVKQLINGKGAVPGIPVVWGISATVERFNQAISGMHGRSTLPNVVVDSRKVQESGLLKDTINLDVPNETGEFSTVLLRRGTDKLREISEAWVEYGKQQNDADIVHPLMVFQVPNSPDHNEIGTWLKTIFDTWPELPTDSIANVFGEHKTESFGGYSAPYVAPERIQESDWVRILVAKDAISTGWDCPRAEVMVSFRAASDKTHITQLLGRMVRSPLARRIPGNERLNAVDCLLPHFNKTTVQAVVNALMSGGDSGEELPGRRVLINPHEMKPNPAIDEAVWEKLLSLPSQSLPKRQARPIKRLTALAHELASDAILANAGKIAHRQMHKALDAARVKYQDEIVSARTSVLTVEGQTVRTDVGTKAMTFDDFIEAADYAVIEDAYRRAGRVISADLARTYSEKIAADINDVEDLDDALIEAHTIVAAIGLVPDIKADLDGEAEKLSNRWLSEYRIGVKSLSDERQDVYREIREMSSQPLDVDLARPRSSLQPSVIREADGKEMLLPRYERHLLCDEEGLYPNDLNDWEDAILRTELSQTDNVAWYRNPDRPSQDSLGITYDEDSQTKILRPDFIFFAKDKAGNIVADIVDPHGHHLADALPKLRGLARYAEANGTSFRRIDAVALSNGVYRLLDLKEERVRAAVFSATSAKAVYDSAVAEEYLINLKSD